In Miscanthus floridulus cultivar M001 chromosome 19, ASM1932011v1, whole genome shotgun sequence, the DNA window gGCAGGATGATAGATTCAAAGGTCTAGAAaatattgttgatctctcagttaagcttgttCAAACAAGGAGGCATAAAGTGTATGATATGGTTTATGAGCTTctcaaattggtattgcttctacccgtggcaacggcaagtgttgaaaggatattttctgcaatggttttagtgaaaacaaagttacgaaataagatgggagatagtcttttggatgattgtctagtcactttcattgagcgagacattttctttgaagttgatgaagatgatataattgAGACATTTATGTTCCTTCGAAAGCGTCGAATAAAAACATCAGCAAAATAACATAGTAAGTCTTTGGTACTCTATTATGCATATATTTCAATTATCGGTATGGCTTTTGaaactatttatattgtatttagtgGATATGGTGTCTACTTAATTCATAAATTTAAGCCTTATTACCGAATTGCTAAATGGATTTACCGAATTGTGTATGAAATTTTTGGGGAAGCATACCCTCACCTAAAATTCTAGATTCGCCACTGATCATGAGTAGATAAGCGCGGTGTGTGCTTGGCGGCCATTCATCAATGAGATAGGTATGTACTGTCAGAAAATGATCTTCAAACTCAGGAGGACTATCATGATGAAGATCAGAATGACAAGGACGGTGGCACACATCACCAcgcccctttttttttttttcctgttgGCTTGATCGTATCGATGATGTTTACTCtcgcaacaaaacagcatcacCGGTTTATATCGAGCGAACGGACATTCTGGCGGACCAAGATATTAGACTGCAAGGTTCAGGTACTGATGCAGCCATCAAATTTTCTTTATTTCAAGAAACACTATTGGGTACTACATAATGCATAAAGTACAGCTAGCAGTAatgcggagagagagagagagggatcatAAAGGCACAAGACAGTGCCTGCGGTAAGCAGTAAACTGAAGGGTTGGTTAAAAATTTACTGCCCCAGTCGTGGAAAGTCATCTTTTACAAACAGGGAAATAAACGCAGGGTGGTAGTATGTTTTAATGACAATCAGGATATTTAGAGATGATAATATACCAGCTAAAAAGGTGAAATATTTGAATCGCATGATTTCCACCAATGACAAATTTATGGGTACCCTGAAGGCATATAACAAAGGACCGAATGTCTACACACTTAAATCCATTCTACCGAAATGTATACAGCAGAAACATTACTACTAGTGAGTGTAAATATGATTCAAGGATGAAACCTTTTGCAGTTGTTTGTAACCCTCCTCGACTGAAGCTGCAACGTTCTGTATGTTGTAGTCTATCCGATCGATGATGGTTCCCTGTTTGAAGTAAGAAATCAAGAGCCTGGTCCCAGCTAGTTATCTAACACCAATCATTGACAATTAATCGGGGTTTCATGTACCTGATCAATCACGAGAACGGAAAGATCCTTCATGATCTAATCCCAATAGAGAAGAGATACAAGGGGCAATGCGGATCTTGGCGGCTTTTGCGCGGGCTTCGGGTTTGGTCACAAACTTCTCCAAATGTGCAATTTACCCCGTGGCCTGTTCTTCTTTGCAACTGGAAGGACTGCTAGATGTCATCCCTTGTGAAGTTAAAGCCTTCCCTTGCAAATATTTGGGCTTGCCGCTACACACCAGAGCGTTGAGGAAAGTGGATGTGCAGCCGCTAATTGACAGGATAGCCGCCAAGCTTCCTGCCTGGAAAGCCAAGTTCCTGGACCATTTTGGTCGCTTGACTTTGGTTAATTCCATGCTAACGTCTATGCCAGTTCACTTCTTAACAGTTTTTGCTCTAAAAAAGTGGGCAATAAGGAAGATTGATAGCATTAGAAGATCGTTTCTGTGGAAGGGAGCAGCTTCAGCAAATGGGGGGCATTGTCTGGTTCGCTGGCCAAAAGCGACAAGACCAGAAATTCTTGGTGGCCTCGGAATTCTTGATCTGGAGAGATTTAGCAGAGCACTGCGGATGAGATGGCTTTCGCAGGATTGGGCAAGCCCAGACAGACCATCAGCGGGGACTGCTGCACCATGCGATTCAGTGGACAGGGCATTTTTTCGAGCATCAACGGTGGTCACGGTGGGAAGGGAAGATAAAGCTCTCTTCCGGCATTCGTCGTGGGATGGCCAAGCTCCCATCGATCTAGCGCCTAGTCTACTCAAGTGGCCTGGAGGAAAAACCAAACGGTACAGGATGATCTAATAAATCAAAGTTGGACAAGGGGACTATGGAGGATGGAGACCGTCCAGGAAATGGCTGAGTTTGTCAAGTTATGGGACCTGGTACAAGCCCAACAACTCAACGACCAAGACGATCAAATCCATTGGAAATGGACAGCGGATGGCAACTACTCCGCAAAATCAGCGTACTTGGCTCAGTTCATGGGGTCTTACTCGGATATAATGGCGAATTCAATTTGGAAGGCTCATGCTGAAGGCAAACTCAATTTTTTTACGTGGCTGCTAGTACAGGCAAAGGTTCTTACGGCTGATAAGCTAGCGCTGAGGCATTGGCCTTGCAACCCAATCTGCCCGCTTTGTGATCAGGATGCAGAAACAGCTGTCCATCTTTGCATTCATTTCCCTTTTGCAAAAGAAGTgtggggccatgtttagattgcaaaaaattgcaacccgatgaatagtagcgctttcgtcttatttgataaatattgtccaatcgtggatcaactaagctcaaaagattcatctcgtgatttccaactaaactgtgcaattagttttttttttacctacatttaatgctccatacaagcggcaaaaaattgatgtgatggagagaaagtgaaaaaacttggaatttgaaggtgatctaaacaaggcctgtatGCTTGTCAAAAATTGGGTTGGAGACCACATTACTGACATTGACGGGGACGTGCAGTGCAGACTATGAAAATCTGGTGGGAGAAGTCACTACAGGGAAGATCAATAACTCAACAAAGAACAACAGCAGCCATCTTGATGTACTCAGCCTGGAACATTTGGAAAGAGCGAAACCGGAGAACCTTCGAGGGGACAACGTAGACGCCGGCTCAAGTGCTGCGGCTGATCAAGGATGAGCTGGGCCTCTTCAGTAGAGCACTGGGAAAAATACAGTTACCCCCATGAGTCCTTTCTTTTATGCTAGCTGCCTTTTGAGTTTGAGTGGTTTAGCTATGTAATAACCTTTAAGCTGTAAACTGGATTCTTGCTCCTCTCATACATGATATAGCAGTGCTCCTGCTGattattccaaaaaaaaaaaatctgtgcAAGTTCGTTGACTGATTCAATAACCTTCAAGCCACAAGCAGACAACAATAATAAACAGACTTCAGGAATCAGGAACATGTGCTGTCAAAAAGAGAATACATATAGTGATTGACACAACcatcaaataaaaaaaaaactcacctgctcaatttctctctccctttctctagTGAATGCTTGGCTTTTCTTAAGTTGACGTCTGAACCCTAGTGAAACCCTGCTATAACAAAATACAGTTATGAATTACATCAACAACTTATATAAACTTTAAAGAACTAGCTGCACTTCTCATCATCTGTTGGTCTGGATCTCAACAAGTATATATTCTTATAACACAATAAATTCAAACCCAACCAAATGTATCATGCATGGATAAACAAAAATtccaaaaaagaaagaaatggaAAACTGACGCAATAAAAGATAGATTGTGGAAAAGAATTTACTAAAGCAACTTTGAATCAGTTTTGGTTTACATTAACCAACCATCTAACACCGTTAGTCACTTAGTCCTTCATTGCAGGACTATATTCTGGATGGTGAATGCCGGGTTGTGCTGTTATGTTTAATTGGACAAATGTAGTTTGCTACAAGGAAGTGACAGAATCTTCTTGGATTTTACTCACATATATCATATACAGTATATATTACTAGTCAAGTGCCCATCTCTTGCAATGGACCTCAAATAACGATACCACAGACTATAATGAAATGGAGTGGACCATGCCCTGTTCAATCAGTTCAAAGTTCCTAGGTAGAAGGACAGGGGATATTCTAGGATATGCATGGGTAAGGACCAGGTACTACCCTGGTGCTTGCCATATCCAATCTTATTCCCCGTTCATGATCTATTTTATGCTATCCAAAGCATGTGCATTTacagtcaaaaagaaaaaaaaaggtgtgTGTGTTGTAGGCTGGGAAGTGTTCTCCATACACAGATGTGGACATCAACCGTGCTAATATAAGGTTTGAGGGAGGCATAATACATAATTATCCATCTCCACCAACAAATTTAAAATCAGCATCCAGCCACAGAAACAGCATGGAGGGAGAGAACTGAGTTACCCATATCGACAACCCGATTTCAACAGACTCACTTATGAACTGTATAACTAACCCAAATAAACACAAACTGTTAGAGtaagggcctattgggccttagcattagggttaattagtcgcttgcttaggggccaagtccgacctctctatataatgggaggagatgtatcaatctaatcaagcaagagattagaaggaaatcccttctctcttgccggccgtgggccaagccccgcggccggcctcccccagcgcccttgcagccctagccgccgccatgaacagtacccgcggtactgtagcacgccggccgccgtcactcccctcgactctctcctctcaatcctagcagccacataacatctggtatcagagaccatggCCGGATCCTACGCCGCCGTGCCCTTCTCCACACCGCCCGGCGCACATCCCTGGGCTGCGCCGGCCCTGTTCTCCGCAGCGCCGCCGGCCGGATCCTACACCACCGTGCCCTTCTCCACACCGCTCGGCGCACATCCCTGGGCTGCGCCAGCCCTGTTCTCCGCAGCGCCGCCGGCCGGATCCTACGCCGCCATGCCCATCTCCACGCCGCTCGGCACACATCCTTGGGCTGCGCTGGCCCTGTTCTCCGCAGCACCGCCGGCCCTGTCCTCCGCAGCTTCGCCCGTGTTCACCACCGCCACAGCCACTGTGGTGCCCTTGCCTGCGCAGCAGCCTGCACCTTCCACAGGTGCCTTCGGTGAGTGGATGGCGACCTTCGACCACCTGCAGCGCCAGATGGACGTCCTCGCGACCCTCGTCCATAACATTGAAGCACAGCCGGCGTCGGTGCCGAGCAGCAGTCCCACGCTGCTTTCCACCTCTCCTTCACTGATCCCGTCGTTCACCACCCCTAGCCCCGTGCCGCCACAGCAGGACAGCGATGGCGTCTTTTACGGGGGCGTGGATGGCATCCAGGCATCGGCGGCGCAGCTGCAGGCGGTGGCGCATTGCCTCCTAGCGCGCCGGCAAGGACGACAACACCCCATCTTCAAGCGGCGGCGTCCAGTCGTCCCTACAGCAGCAGCCTTGCAGCTCACGGAGAGGAAGGCGATTGCGCGGGCAAGTGCCTGCAAGGTGTTTGCGGCGGTGCGGCTGCAGGCTGCGGCGCGTGGCCTCCTAGCGCGCCGGCGGCTGCAGAAGATGCGCTCACCTATGCACGAGGCGACCTTGACGGCGGTCGACCTCAGCATAGGGGAGCGCGACCTAGCATGGTCAGTCGACCTCGCCTGGTCGGACGACCACCAGCAACCGCGCCAACCTGCTGTTGTCTTCAGGCGCAAGCATGGTGTTTTTTCCGTGGGCGGCGAACTCCAACTCTGCGGCACCGGCGATATGGGCGCAGCTTCCCTCCTTGTCACCGGCGGGGACGCACTGCCTAGCGCCATCGCATTCCGCCACCGTCCGCCACGAGCACGTCTCCGCTGGTTGCTGTTGCCACCAATTCTAGGTGGCCATACTCGTGCACCCCTCTCGTTCCGATGGTCTCCATGGGATCCAAGTGGCTACACACGTGCTGGTCCAGCAAGCGGAGGGTGCCCGCCGTATCTTCAGGAGTCAAAAATAAAGAGTCGTAGTCTTCTTCAGGTCAATAAAATAAGCCGAGATGTAAAAGGCTTATTTTTAGGTATTAGGGTTGTGTCTAGTGGAGGCATCGTTAGTGTCATCGTTAGattgcagctcgaggacgagctgcatgtccaggtggggtgtagtgttagaggagtcaagggcctattgggccttagcccattagggttaattagtcgcttgcttagggGCCAAGTCCGACCTCTCTATATAATAGGAGGAGATGTATCTatctaatcaagcaagagattagaagaaaatcccttctctcttgccggccgtgggcgaagccccgcggccggcctcccccagcgcccttcagccctagccgccgcctgtgaacagtacccgcggcACTGTAGCACCGCGGGTACTGTAGCCCGTCGGCCGCCGTCGCTCCCCTCGgctctctcctctcaatcctagcagccacataacacAAACACAGGCAGAACTTTGTTGTTATTATTTCGTCTTTTACCTGTCATTTTTCGATTTCTGTTTATGCACATAGAGGGAAGCATGTCCTTCATCCCCCCCCCCCTCCCACCCAAAACAACAACGCAGCTAGCACTCCGCTTGTTAATATCTAATAGGCAGCTAACATCTCATATCTAATAAAGAATGACTCATAGTGCACCAAATTTGATATAAGTTAGTATAGGCACTCCTCGTGCTAATATGAAATATGCAGAGATAAAAAGAATCGCCACAATCAGGTACACAGCATGTAAAGACCAAAATTAAACATACCACATCCTCAAACTCATCGTCTTCAAATGTAGACTTCGTCCCATTTATATTCATTTCCAAATCAACACCGTCCTGACCCTACAGGGGTATTCATCAACAAAGCATACGAGTCAAGGTTGGACAAGCATTCTATCAGCACCTAATTATCTGATGACAACAGAAGAGGATCTCTTTTTGTTGGCGAAGCTGCTTTAAATATGACGACTGTTTTTTTCGGAACTCCATTGACAGGTTTTGCAGGTCCGTAGCAAGAGAACGCTGCACATAACAGCCATGTCCGTCAAACgggaagaaaaaaagagagagaacaaACTGTCACTCTTTAACTTGTAACTGCCAATGATAAATAAGGTTCTATCATCACCTGGACATTCTTTTGGACATTTGAATCCTCTGATGAATCTTTCATGGACAGCTTCTGCAGCCTCTTCTCGGACCTCTTCAGCAAGTCCGTTATCTCATATGTGAGAACCTCGATTGCTCGCTGATCGTCCCTGCCATCGCCAAAGGATGGCATCAAGGCTTTGGTATGTGCCTTAGCCAACTCCACCATTTTCGTCCTTGCCCACTGCATGTTTGCAGATATCTCTTCGGAAACATCCACCCAGGCTGGGGGTAGCTTGACTGTCACAGCACCTCTACTGGAACACAGAAACCAAATGTCAGTGCTGCATAATTCATCTTATCAGCAGTGAGGCGTCCAACCAGTGACACAGCAATGAAAGTAGTTAACCTTCGGAACCCACCATTACTGCTTACTGCCTAAGCCACTGATCACTGATCAACATGTTATAATAAGTCTTTCATCGCTCAATCTACAGTGGAAATTCCCATTCCCTAGCAAGGGAAATCGCCTGTATGCTACACAGGTCGCTGCCTCGTAGTAATGAGCTAATCCGCAAAGGCTTGATTAGACCAGACAAACTAATGGGCGAGTCTAGTGAACTGCAATTCCAACCAATTCATTTGAATCACAGGTCAATTAGCCCACTCTATTTGTTAGCATGGTCAAATGCCACTCGGTCTAGTTAAGAAACTCCCATCTCGCAACCCCGCGTCGCAGCTAGCTACCTCTACTGATTCCCACGTACCCACACGGGGCACAGACCAGACAAGATGCGAGAGGGGTGTTGGAGTCGGATGGGGTGGTGGCACCTGGAGGCGGAGGGGTCGTCAGTGCTGAGGGGAGCGTAGGGGCGGTCGGAGTGCAGCAGCGAGGCCATCTCGATCACCggccctccccctcccccgccgGACGGCGCCGGCGCGCGGACGTGCCGCAGCGCGTCGCGGTACTTGCGGTAGAGCGGCGTCCGGTTCCGCGTGGCCATGCCGCGGGCGCGAGTGGCCGAGCGCGTGAGATCTCGACGGCGGCGAAGGCATTGAGGTGGGCCTCGGATTGAGCGACGCCGTGGGGGGACGACACGGTGGGAGACGAGTCGAGCGTCATTCCCTTTCCCTCCACCACCAAGGAGGAAAGCAAGGACGATACGAACCGGGCCGGGCCTTTGGGCTATGTTTAATGGGCCTACATGGGCTGTCAAGGAGTAAGTGTGTGAGATGGGTTAGCTGTCTAATGGGCTATCAAGGTGCAATGCttctttgttgttgtttttttaatTTCATTCATGAAGACCGAAGCTtcttcctagtagtcctagaTGAGAGAAAGCGAAAGCTTCTGTTGCATCCCACAAGAATTCTGCAGAATCTTGGTTCTACTTTTGGGCTTGTTTCTGTTCATAATATTGGCAAATTGTCGACTTTCCCGGTCTCTCATCCTCTGTTGAATTGCCATTTTTGTATGAACGAGGAAGGGACTGATGCaacctatatatatattttttgcagTGTACAGTGAGTCAGCATATTGCACAACCAGAAGAAAGCAGATGGATTTGAGTTGCTTTCAAGCTTTCATCAATCCCTCTCTGTATGTGTGAACATTGCACAACCAGAAGAAAGCACATCGGtctggattgaagcttgcaccgATCCCTGAAAAGTGAAAACCAATACATTTGGAACACAACAACAGCATTTGTCACCCGTCTGACACGATCATCTTATATATGCATCTCACTCATCTGAAGACAACCTAATGCAGTTCACTCACTCAGCCGAAGATCATCTTATACAGTTCATTCATCCGGCAATCAATCCTAAACATGACAGGAAAAATTCTCACACCAAGTTCGTTCCTACTTAACAGCAACAGAAAACCAGAGCAATGGTAGCAAGAAAGACGGCGGCTCGCGCTGTTGCAAGTAGCGAATGGATGTCGGTACAGGGTGATTCCGAAGGACTGGCTGACGAGGATGGCAAGCCCCATGGATATGGCCAGCAGCGACGCGGCCCACGTGAGCTTCTCGGTGATCCGGGGAATCCTGTCCTTGAGCGCCTCCGTACACGAGCCGATGAAGACGGTGTAGCTCCCCATGGAGACGACGGTCCCGACGAGGAACATGCCGAGGAACgcggcgccggcgacgcgcgACGGGAGCGCGAGCGCCGGCAGGATCATCATGAGCGCGTCCGGCTGCAGGCCGTGGACGATCCCGGTGGCGAACGTGGCGAAGTTGATCTTCGTCTCGCCGCCCGCCGGCAGCGTTTCTGTTGTAGCCGGGTGCTGgtggtggccgtggccatggccgccGTTGTCCAGCGCGACGCACGGCGTGGGCACCTCACTGGCCTAGTGCGGATGACCTCGATGTGGAGGCGGTCCCTGAGGCCGAGGAAGAGCAGGCCGAAGAGGACCTGGCCGGCGTCGTGGCCGCAGCCCCAGAGCGCGCCCACCGCCGCGCTCTCCACCCTGGACCGCCCGATGGACAGCGGCGCCAGCGCGGCCAGGTGGTCCGGCCCCGACAGCGTGTGCAGGCACCCCGTCCACGCGCTGCCCAGCAGCTCCGACCTGAACAGCGTCGTCGTGCCCGCCTTGCCGGTCGGGTGGAAGTGCGCCAGCGCCGGCGGCGCCCAGGATGGCTAGACGACCAGCGTCAGGACGATCACCGAGAGCAGAGTCGCAGTTGCAGCACAAGTCACCTGTTAGAATGCACAGCAAGGCAAACGTGTGAGCATCACATGTACGTATGTATACATTATAATAGCACAGAAAAAATGCATAGAAAAAAATGACTTGTTGAAGGAAATACTTGAGGATTATTTGCCGTCGACCGGTCATCGATGTTTCAgcatcatgtttttttttctactcCCTTCGTCGACGTTAGAACGTCGACATCTACGTTTCAGCATCAGGATTTTTACTTTGTATTCAGCGCTTTTATTATCTACTGTATTTTACTTAACGCATAGATGGCAGAGCTTCTGCTACATTATACTACTCTTAAGAGTATTATTCTGAGGTGTTTGTTCTTCGTTAATTTCTTTTTTGGTATTCTTTCTGTCTCAGAATTGTTGCAGAGGGCAATACAGCTGCTCTGCTCTCACTCAATGTTCCTGCTTGTCTTCATGATTGGCACGGATAACACGAACACAATGGATTGTTTCTTACGACGGAATTGAAGAGCGCGCATGGATGCAGATGCAGGGCGTGCATGCAAGAACAATTACAGGGCACGACGAAACGAAGCGCTAGCACTGACCTTCTGGAAGAATcggcggctggtgatggaagcGCCACCATCTTCCTCGCCATCCGCCGCCACTGACGACGACGGAGCAGCGCCGGCTGGGACCGCCGGCGGGGGGCGGTGCCTGGCGACGAGGAGCGATGCGAGGGGCGGCTTGAGCTGCCCTCCGACGCCGCGGAATATGGAGACGGAGTGCGCGAGGATGGAGAGCGGCCTATGCGCGCGGGGCCTGGCCGCGGCTGCGGTGGCGACGGGCGCGCGGCGGAGGAGCGGCGGGGAAGAGATAAGCCTTTCcatggcgctggcgctggcgctgcGTGCGTTCACGGCTTGGCTCGACAAGGATTTGATTTGTTTGGGCTGGGACTTGAGGGGTCCGTCCTATGGCCGCGCGGAGGCGACCGTGGCCGTTCACGTGTTGCCTGGAGATTCGTGCTCCCCGCGACGCTGCGGGCCTGCATGGGCCGCGCTTGGTTTCATTTGAAGGCGGCCGGCCGGTAAAAGCCTAACGGCAGGGCTTTGAGATACGTGTGGTGGGAATTGGCGTCTCTTTTTTCACCTCATTCGATTCGAATCGGAAAAAATACGGTAATGCTCGCCTCACCCTCTACCGCCTCTAGACGCCGCACCTCCTGGTCCACGACGCTCGTGTCCCGCCCACGACgcctgattcccttcctctgctgtCTTTCTCCAGCGCAGGGGCGCCGCGTGGCGGGCATAACATTCGCCCGCCGCTGCCTTCTTTAGCGTGGGGGTTACTCGCCACGGGCATTGCACCGTCCCACCCGCTGCACCCCCCGCTCTACGCCGGCATCGAGCTCTGTGGGCCGATTAGCCTCCATTCGTCCTAGCAGCAAGGTGATATTATGCTAAAAGTACATATTGCaatattttagaggtatgttgcaagtgtttttatatcgatattgtaaaagtagattaTGATGTTGCACATGTGGTAATGCTATACACTTATGTTTCAAGTCTGTTTCAAATtttgttgcaattgttttatttggatgtggCAAAGTAGATATGGATGTTGTgtatatatgcaagtgtttcagatattttcatatgcatgttgcaagtgtttcatctggatgcttGCATATTTTTGCAATGACTACACAcatgtttttcaggtgtttttacaagtgtttaagacgtatgttttaagtgtttcatctgcctccgaatatttcaaaagtagatcgggtgttgcatgtCCCTCCAATCTTTCTACTGtctcgcctcggtgtctcctcctcctcatgGCGTTGGCTAGGCATCCGTCGCCTCCTCCACCTGTCCTCGATGCCGGTGACGTTCGAGGCAGCATGGACCTCGCATGGGTCCGTGAAACAGTGCGGGAAACAGACTGCAAGTGCGGGAGTTCGAACACCCCGTCCGTCCAAATGTCCGCGCGCTagcaagcccccccccccccccacccccacacacacacacaaaaaaggaAAGAGTTTACACATAATGTCCTTCGTCTCGGTTAAGAAAAATGTACTCGTCATGACGTGGTTGTAGCTTATGGCTCCGAAAAGGAATAAGACATAATAGAACAGCGcatatataaataattaattaatctTTTTGTGTGACACACATATGCTCATATATATGAGTGTACACTCACTTTCAATGAACACACCGTACGTACATCCTATCTCTATAAGCATTTTCAAAAAACTGAACACTGAGTTGGACCTTAAATCTCGAGATCGGTAAAGTCATCATACGGTGTCTCGGCGGTCTCGCTGCTGACAAACAGATAGCCGACCACTGAAATAATAGCCTTGttaaattttgaaataaataaatgagttaaatgcaccagaagttcattaacttgtgaggaggtttcaGTTAGGTCCATCAATTTTCAAAGTGGCTTTTTTGGTCTATAAACTTTGTATgccgtatcacttaggtccatactTCTCCATGTTGGCTTCTCATGCTGATGTGGCATGATGACTAGGCTTCTATGTCCCACTCCCACGGATTCCACCAGGGCAACAGCG includes these proteins:
- the LOC136525509 gene encoding tlg2p-like protein a → MATRNRTPLYRKYRDALRHVRAPAPSGGGGGGPVIEMASLLHSDRPYAPLSTDDPSASSRGAVTVKLPPAWVDVSEEISANMQWARTKMVELAKAHTKALMPSFGDGRDDQRAIEVLTYEITDLLKRSEKRLQKLSMKDSSEDSNVQKNVQVMIEPYLSLAVTS